A genomic segment from Geitlerinema sp. PCC 7407 encodes:
- a CDS encoding iron uptake porin, which yields MGARRAAGLAFGLGLLGLAIGEAARAQRSPVSVAPVDPMAQVRPVAALADVAPTDWAYQAVRSLVERYGLRGYEDGTFRGDRALSRAEFAAAIARVLEQLQVLAQTTREQQVEPEDLATLRFLQTEYADALDNLGVRLDRNEQRTAFLEERQFSATTKLEAQAVLASTLSTDANLSAIARVRLNLQTELGDRSRLLTQLETGNGGRDAADLAHQQGGNWLGTRGFLAGGGGLDYIDAGPELRLSQLHYTLRPTNNLALTVGPKLAPRDFIDANALANDSSRDFSSSVFVNNPLIVQNAVDRPGGAGAAIAWSPSSQWTLRGLHVWLEDEQVDEESLGLGGDRRQSSLELEYAPSEAIALRLQYTYANLSDIDINAFGLNAQWRINRSVGVFGRYGIASYEGFSAPLDRSLDLTPQTWAVGLTLQDWLVPGALAGLAVGQPFAGTDLGDATQTNFETFYNLPLNDRLSVTPVFMLITRPDNDDRPAIWQGTLRTVVTF from the coding sequence TTGGGTGCGCGGCGGGCGGCGGGGCTTGCGTTTGGCCTAGGGCTGCTGGGGCTAGCGATCGGCGAGGCGGCGCGAGCTCAGCGATCGCCGGTATCTGTGGCACCGGTCGATCCCATGGCGCAGGTGCGGCCGGTGGCGGCGCTGGCGGATGTGGCGCCGACGGACTGGGCCTATCAGGCGGTGCGATCGCTGGTGGAGCGCTACGGCCTGCGGGGCTACGAAGACGGGACATTTCGGGGCGATCGCGCCCTGAGCCGAGCCGAGTTTGCGGCGGCGATCGCCCGCGTGCTGGAGCAGTTGCAGGTGCTGGCCCAGACCACCCGAGAGCAGCAGGTCGAGCCAGAGGATTTGGCGACGCTGCGGTTTTTGCAGACGGAGTATGCCGACGCCCTCGACAATCTGGGAGTCCGCCTCGATCGCAATGAGCAGCGCACCGCCTTTCTAGAGGAGCGCCAATTTTCAGCGACCACGAAGCTGGAGGCCCAGGCGGTGCTGGCCAGCACCCTGAGCACCGATGCCAATCTATCGGCGATCGCGCGGGTTCGCCTCAATTTGCAGACCGAGCTGGGCGATCGCAGCCGCCTGCTGACTCAGCTGGAAACGGGGAACGGCGGGCGCGACGCGGCGGACCTGGCACACCAGCAAGGCGGCAACTGGCTAGGCACCCGAGGCTTTTTGGCCGGGGGCGGCGGTCTGGACTACATCGACGCAGGCCCCGAGCTGCGCCTCAGCCAGCTTCACTACACCCTGCGCCCGACGAACAATCTGGCGCTGACCGTTGGCCCCAAGCTCGCGCCTCGGGACTTCATCGACGCCAATGCCCTGGCCAATGACAGCAGCCGCGACTTTAGCAGCAGCGTGTTTGTCAACAACCCGCTGATTGTCCAAAATGCCGTCGATCGCCCGGGCGGGGCGGGGGCGGCGATCGCCTGGAGCCCCAGCTCTCAGTGGACGCTGCGGGGTCTGCATGTCTGGCTAGAAGACGAGCAAGTGGACGAGGAAAGCTTGGGTTTGGGGGGCGATCGCCGCCAGAGCAGCCTAGAGCTAGAATACGCCCCCAGCGAGGCGATCGCCCTGCGCCTCCAGTACACCTACGCCAACCTCAGCGACATCGATATCAATGCCTTTGGCCTGAATGCCCAATGGCGGATCAACCGCTCTGTCGGCGTGTTTGGCCGCTACGGCATCGCCTCCTATGAGGGCTTCAGCGCTCCCCTCGATCGCTCCCTGGACCTGACGCCCCAGACCTGGGCAGTGGGCCTGACGCTGCAAGATTGGCTGGTACCCGGTGCCCTAGCGGGTTTGGCGGTGGGCCAGCCCTTCGCCGGGACAGACCTCGGCGACGCCACCCAGACCAACTTTGAGACCTTCTATAACCTGCCCCTCAACGATCGCCTCAGCGTGACCCCCGTCTTCATGCTGATCACCCGCCCCGACAACGACGATCGCCCAGCGATTTGGCAAGGAACGCTACGCACGGTCGTAACATTTTGA
- a CDS encoding PAS domain S-box protein yields MSLSEQDVGFSWLAEAIAQGAEKLLEAVFDHCADGIFVVEPVLGDRSDSQPAFRYAFTNARYEQLVAGEARSVGRFFRDCPSPQFAERTQHHLVNCIKKHHSLDYQVSLKGAPAPEVLRVTLMPLSEGRREVRWVVGVCQTVPDRLQPVAATARLLRDVTRAIADSQDLPTTLQIVLRRICEVTGWSYGEAWIPNGARVGLDFSSAWYAPSSSLDRFYELSRSLHFPYGAGLPGRVWATRQPVWYHDLASQPEQSFLREEAAKEIGLQAALGIPVVAADGSDTVLAVLTFFMYLPQEDDQQFIELIMAIAMQLGLVMQQRHTEAALRESQRQLAILIDSLPGIVFACTNDRHWSMIYLSEGCYTLTGYRSDELAGPRRQLTYNDITHPDDLPGVLDTINQAIAQHQPYVTEYRIRTKAGEERWLWEKGHIVYSSDSSEPMGLEGFITDITDRKRMEEALQRSEEWFRFIFEGSAFGIAFADLDGYIVDSNPAFQQMLQYSSQELRGMRFMDYTHPDDLGLDLQCWREMLRGDRNHFQLEKRCIRKDGQWLWSRLTVSAIRDKTGTLQYSVGLVEDITERKAAEEALGQKERFLRLVLDNIPQHIFWKDTQSAYLGCNQTWAIAAGLEHPDQAIGKTDFELPWTEGDAEAERQRDQAIIRTGKADLNRLEYKRLANGEQAWLSVTKLPIHDAEGNIIGLLGAFENITPLKEAEEKYRSIFENAVEGIFQTTAEGRYITANPMLARIYGYSSPEELIKSLTDIKHQLYVDPERRRTFRQLIDQEGAVWGFESQISRKDGSVIWISECARALYDSDGTLVGYEGTVEDISQRKQAEAELHQRDRLLQGVATATHHLLANPDYDTAIQDALAALGHASGVDRVYIYENHPHSETGQLAMSMRFEWTRETVLPTIQNQHWQNQIYEVPAFWRWYQLLSQGRAVKGATEDFPLAERPFLQQDQVLAILMVPILVDDEFWGYIGFDNCTSPRQWTQAEESILVTMAASLGSAVKRRRTEEIIRHQACHDQLTGLPNRSLFNYKLPVALSQAAHSDKLVAVMFLDLDRFKTINDTLGHAVGDELLKQVTQRLIRCIRKGDLIARWGGDEFTLLLPEIDSVEAVIKIAQRILEVLGPAFMLEGHELYATSSIGIALYPEDGKDPQTLLKNADAALYRVKDQGRNGYQFYTPSINYQASERLALENNLHHALDRQEFLLYYQPQVDLQTGEVRQMEALLRWQHPEYGLVPPQRFICLAEETGLILPIGEWTLYEACRQARQWQRTAYPGVRVAVNLSGRQFQQPGLVDLVARALAETGLSPEWLELEIAETTAMQNVEFTEEVLRELQEMGVRLSMDDFGTGYSSLAYLKKFPFHTLKIDRTFTEDVTTDPSDAAIITAMLALGRSLNLEVVAEGVETEAQLEQLRSLHCRHMQGYLFSPPLPAEDALAFLQSYGERAIFRAIAAQSPAIAALVPERSP; encoded by the coding sequence ATGAGTCTGAGTGAGCAGGATGTGGGTTTCTCGTGGCTCGCTGAGGCGATCGCGCAGGGGGCGGAGAAGCTGCTAGAAGCGGTTTTCGATCACTGTGCAGACGGCATTTTTGTTGTAGAACCAGTCCTGGGCGATCGGTCGGATAGCCAACCTGCTTTTCGCTATGCCTTCACCAACGCTCGCTATGAGCAGCTTGTGGCGGGTGAAGCCAGGAGCGTTGGGCGCTTTTTTCGGGACTGCCCTTCGCCGCAATTTGCTGAGCGCACTCAGCATCACCTGGTAAATTGTATCAAAAAGCACCATTCTCTGGATTATCAGGTTTCCCTCAAGGGGGCTCCGGCGCCGGAGGTGTTGCGGGTGACCCTGATGCCCCTCAGCGAGGGCCGGCGGGAGGTGCGCTGGGTGGTGGGCGTCTGCCAAACGGTGCCCGATCGCTTGCAGCCGGTGGCGGCGACGGCCCGTCTGCTGCGGGACGTGACGCGGGCGATCGCCGACTCCCAGGATCTGCCCACAACGCTGCAAATTGTCCTGCGCCGCATCTGCGAGGTGACCGGCTGGAGCTACGGCGAGGCCTGGATTCCCAACGGGGCGCGGGTGGGCCTGGACTTTAGCTCGGCCTGGTATGCCCCCTCTAGCAGCCTCGATCGCTTTTATGAGCTGAGCCGATCGCTGCATTTTCCCTACGGCGCTGGGCTGCCTGGGCGGGTGTGGGCAACCCGGCAGCCTGTCTGGTACCACGACTTGGCCTCCCAGCCTGAACAGTCCTTTTTGCGAGAAGAAGCGGCCAAGGAAATTGGCCTCCAGGCGGCCCTGGGGATCCCGGTGGTGGCGGCAGACGGCAGCGATACGGTGCTGGCGGTGCTGACGTTTTTTATGTACCTGCCCCAGGAGGACGATCAGCAGTTCATCGAGCTGATTATGGCGATCGCCATGCAGCTTGGCCTGGTGATGCAGCAGAGGCATACCGAAGCCGCCCTGCGGGAAAGCCAGCGCCAGCTTGCCATTCTCATCGACTCGCTGCCGGGGATTGTTTTCGCCTGCACAAACGATCGCCACTGGTCGATGATTTATCTGAGCGAGGGCTGCTACACCTTGACCGGCTATCGCAGCGACGAGCTCGCTGGCCCTCGCCGCCAGCTCACCTACAACGACATCACCCATCCCGACGATCTGCCCGGAGTGCTCGACACCATCAACCAGGCGATCGCCCAGCACCAGCCCTACGTCACCGAGTACCGCATCCGCACCAAAGCCGGTGAAGAGCGCTGGCTCTGGGAAAAAGGCCACATCGTCTACAGCAGCGACAGCAGCGAACCGATGGGTCTTGAAGGCTTCATCACCGACATCACCGATCGCAAGCGCATGGAGGAAGCGCTCCAGCGCAGCGAAGAGTGGTTTCGCTTCATCTTCGAGGGCAGCGCGTTCGGCATTGCCTTTGCGGACCTCGACGGCTACATCGTCGACAGCAACCCCGCCTTCCAGCAAATGTTGCAGTACAGCAGCCAGGAGCTGCGCGGGATGCGCTTCATGGACTACACCCATCCCGACGATCTGGGCCTCGATCTCCAGTGCTGGCGGGAGATGCTGCGGGGAGATCGCAACCACTTTCAGCTCGAGAAGCGCTGCATCCGCAAGGATGGCCAGTGGCTCTGGAGTCGACTGACGGTATCGGCGATCCGCGACAAAACCGGGACTTTGCAGTACAGCGTGGGCCTGGTCGAAGACATCACCGAGCGGAAGGCCGCTGAAGAAGCCCTAGGCCAAAAGGAGCGGTTTTTGCGGCTGGTCCTCGACAACATTCCCCAGCACATTTTTTGGAAGGACACGCAGTCGGCCTATCTGGGCTGCAACCAAACCTGGGCGATCGCCGCTGGCCTAGAGCACCCCGACCAAGCCATCGGCAAAACCGACTTCGAGCTGCCCTGGACTGAGGGGGACGCCGAGGCCGAGCGCCAGCGAGACCAGGCGATCATTCGCACGGGCAAAGCCGACCTCAACCGCCTCGAGTACAAGCGCCTAGCCAACGGCGAGCAGGCCTGGCTCAGCGTCACCAAGCTCCCCATCCATGACGCCGAGGGCAACATCATTGGCCTCCTGGGAGCTTTTGAGAACATCACCCCCCTCAAGGAAGCCGAAGAAAAGTACCGCAGCATCTTCGAAAACGCCGTTGAGGGCATTTTTCAGACCACGGCAGAGGGCCGCTACATCACCGCCAACCCGATGCTGGCCCGCATCTACGGCTACAGCTCGCCCGAAGAGCTGATCAAAAGCCTCACCGACATCAAGCACCAGCTCTACGTCGATCCGGAGCGGCGGCGCACCTTTCGGCAGCTGATCGACCAAGAGGGGGCGGTGTGGGGCTTTGAGTCGCAGATCAGCCGCAAGGATGGCTCGGTGATCTGGATTTCGGAGTGCGCCCGCGCCCTCTACGACAGCGATGGCACCCTGGTCGGCTACGAGGGCACGGTCGAGGACATCAGCCAGCGCAAGCAGGCCGAGGCGGAGCTGCACCAGCGCGATCGCCTGTTGCAGGGCGTCGCCACCGCTACCCACCACCTGCTGGCCAATCCCGACTACGACACCGCCATCCAAGACGCCCTGGCCGCCCTGGGCCACGCCTCCGGCGTCGATCGCGTCTACATTTACGAAAATCATCCCCACTCGGAGACGGGTCAGCTCGCCATGAGCATGCGCTTTGAGTGGACCCGGGAAACGGTGCTGCCCACCATTCAAAATCAGCACTGGCAAAACCAGATCTACGAAGTTCCGGCGTTTTGGCGCTGGTACCAGCTGCTGTCCCAGGGGCGGGCGGTTAAGGGGGCAACCGAAGACTTCCCGCTCGCAGAGAGGCCCTTTCTGCAACAGGATCAGGTACTGGCAATTTTGATGGTGCCGATCCTGGTGGACGACGAATTTTGGGGCTACATCGGCTTTGATAACTGCACCAGCCCGCGCCAGTGGACCCAGGCCGAGGAGTCGATTTTGGTGACCATGGCGGCCAGCTTGGGCAGCGCCGTCAAGCGCCGTCGCACCGAGGAGATCATTCGTCACCAGGCCTGCCACGATCAGCTGACGGGCCTGCCCAACCGCAGCCTGTTCAACTACAAGCTGCCCGTCGCCCTCAGCCAGGCGGCCCACAGCGACAAGCTGGTGGCGGTGATGTTTCTCGACCTCGATCGCTTCAAGACGATCAATGACACCCTGGGCCACGCGGTGGGGGATGAGCTGCTCAAGCAGGTGACCCAGCGCCTGATTCGCTGTATCCGCAAGGGCGATCTGATTGCGCGCTGGGGCGGAGATGAGTTCACGCTGCTGCTGCCTGAGATCGACAGCGTGGAGGCAGTGATCAAGATTGCTCAGCGGATTTTGGAGGTGCTGGGGCCGGCGTTTATGCTGGAGGGCCACGAGCTGTACGCCACGAGCAGCATTGGGATTGCCCTGTATCCAGAAGATGGCAAAGATCCCCAAACGCTGCTGAAAAATGCCGATGCGGCGCTCTACCGGGTCAAGGACCAGGGACGCAATGGCTACCAGTTCTATACGCCATCGATCAACTACCAGGCGTCGGAGCGTCTGGCGCTGGAAAACAATTTGCACCACGCCCTAGATCGGCAGGAGTTTCTGCTCTACTACCAGCCCCAAGTGGATCTCCAGACGGGGGAGGTGCGCCAAATGGAGGCGCTGCTGCGCTGGCAGCACCCTGAGTATGGCCTGGTGCCGCCCCAGCGATTTATTTGTTTGGCGGAGGAGACGGGCCTGATCTTGCCGATCGGGGAATGGACGCTCTATGAGGCGTGCCGCCAGGCGCGCCAGTGGCAGCGAACGGCTTACCCGGGGGTGCGAGTGGCGGTGAATCTGTCGGGACGGCAGTTTCAGCAGCCGGGGCTGGTGGATTTGGTGGCGAGGGCGCTGGCGGAGACGGGGCTGTCGCCGGAATGGCTGGAGCTGGAGATCGCCGAGACGACGGCGATGCAGAACGTGGAGTTTACGGAGGAGGTGCTCCGAGAGCTCCAGGAGATGGGGGTTCGGCTGTCGATGGATGATTTTGGCACGGGGTATTCTTCCCTGGCGTACCTGAAGAAGTTCCCGTTCCACACGCTGAAGATCGATCGCACGTTTACGGAGGATGTGACGACGGATCCGAGCGACGCGGCGATTATTACGGCGATGCTGGCCCTGGGGCGATCGCTCAATTTGGAGGTGGTGGCGGAGGGGGTCGAGACGGAGGCGCAGCTCGAGCAGCTGCGATCGCTCCATTGCCGGCATATGCAGGGATATCTCTTTAGCCCCCCCTTGCCCGCCGAGGACGCGCTGGCGTTTCTCCAGAGCTATGGGGAACGGGCGATTTTCCGGGCGATCGCCGCCCAGTCCCCGGCGATCGCGGCCCTAGTTCCCGAGCGATCGCCCTAG
- the gloA gene encoding lactoylglutathione lyase — MRLLHTMLRVGNLEESLRFYCDILGMKLLRQKDYPGGQFTLAFVGYGDEADHSVLELTYNWGVEKYELGDAYGHIALGVDDIYQTCEQIKAQGGKVVREPGPMKHGSTVIAFVEDPNGYKVELIQLGTQGSAQASEQAATGASV; from the coding sequence ATGCGCCTACTACACACCATGCTGCGTGTCGGCAACCTGGAGGAATCTCTGCGGTTTTACTGCGATATTTTGGGCATGAAGCTGCTGCGCCAAAAAGACTATCCGGGGGGCCAATTTACCTTGGCGTTTGTGGGCTACGGCGATGAGGCGGATCATTCGGTCCTGGAGCTGACCTACAACTGGGGCGTAGAGAAGTATGAGCTGGGGGATGCCTACGGCCATATTGCCCTGGGTGTGGACGACATTTACCAGACCTGCGAGCAGATCAAGGCCCAGGGCGGCAAGGTGGTGCGCGAGCCCGGACCGATGAAGCACGGCTCGACGGTGATCGCCTTTGTGGAAGATCCCAATGGCTACAAGGTGGAGCTGATCCAGCTGGGAACCCAGGGGTCAGCCCAGGCCTCGGAGCAAGCTGCGACGGGAGCGTCGGTGTAG
- the eno gene encoding phosphopyruvate hydratase, whose product MIDKLETVIEAIHAREILDSRGRPTVEAEVHLINGAVGVAQVPSGASTGSFEAHELRDDDASRYGGKGVLKAVQNVEETIAPRLYDVAAVEQELIDRLMIDLDGSPNKANLGANAILAVSLAVAKAGASAYGLPLYRYLGGPLANLLPVPLMNVLNGGAHADNNVDIQEFMIVPHGAPSFREALRWGAEVFEALSKVLKDKGLQSGVGDEGGYAPNLPSNQAALDLLMTAIEKAGYKPGEQVALALDVAASEMYKGGQYTYDGAAHSPVEMVDYLESLVKQYPIVSIEDGLHEDDWDHWKLLTERLGDRVQLVGDDLFVTNITRLQDGIDRQAGNAILIKLNQIGSLTETLQTIDLATRNGYRSVISHRSGETEDTTIADLAVATRAGQIKTGSLCRSERVAKYNRLLRIEDELGDRAVYAGAVGLCPRWHG is encoded by the coding sequence ATGATTGACAAGCTAGAGACTGTCATTGAAGCTATCCATGCCCGCGAAATTCTTGATTCCCGTGGGCGTCCCACCGTTGAAGCCGAAGTGCATCTCATCAACGGTGCCGTGGGAGTTGCTCAAGTTCCCAGTGGTGCCTCAACTGGCAGCTTCGAAGCCCACGAACTGCGGGACGACGATGCCAGCCGGTACGGAGGAAAAGGCGTCCTAAAAGCCGTCCAAAATGTTGAGGAAACCATTGCTCCTCGCCTCTACGACGTCGCTGCGGTCGAGCAAGAGCTCATCGATCGCCTCATGATAGACCTCGATGGCTCGCCCAACAAGGCAAACCTGGGTGCCAATGCCATTCTGGCCGTTTCCCTGGCCGTGGCCAAAGCAGGCGCCTCGGCTTACGGCCTCCCCCTCTATCGCTACCTGGGCGGTCCCCTCGCCAACCTGCTGCCCGTGCCGCTGATGAATGTGCTCAACGGCGGCGCCCACGCTGACAATAACGTGGATATTCAAGAATTTATGATCGTTCCCCACGGGGCGCCCTCCTTCCGGGAGGCGCTGCGCTGGGGTGCAGAGGTGTTTGAAGCCCTCAGCAAGGTGCTCAAGGACAAGGGGCTCCAGTCCGGCGTAGGTGATGAGGGGGGCTATGCGCCCAACCTGCCTTCGAATCAGGCGGCCCTGGATCTGCTGATGACGGCGATCGAAAAGGCTGGCTACAAGCCCGGTGAGCAAGTGGCGCTGGCCCTCGACGTGGCCGCTAGCGAAATGTACAAGGGGGGACAGTACACCTACGACGGCGCGGCCCACAGCCCGGTGGAGATGGTGGACTACCTCGAGTCGCTGGTGAAGCAGTATCCCATTGTGTCCATTGAGGATGGTCTGCATGAGGATGACTGGGACCACTGGAAACTGCTGACGGAGCGCCTGGGCGATCGCGTGCAGCTGGTGGGCGACGACCTGTTTGTCACCAACATCACGCGCTTGCAGGACGGCATCGATCGCCAAGCCGGCAATGCCATCTTGATCAAGCTCAACCAAATTGGTTCGCTGACGGAAACCCTGCAAACCATCGACCTAGCCACGCGCAACGGCTATCGCTCGGTGATCAGCCACCGCTCGGGCGAAACCGAGGACACCACCATTGCGGATCTGGCGGTGGCGACGCGGGCTGGCCAGATCAAGACGGGCTCGCTGTGCCGCAGTGAGCGGGTCGCCAAGTACAATCGCCTGCTGCGCATCGAGGATGAGCTGGGCGATCGCGCGGTGTACGCGGGCGCGGTGGGTCTGTGCCCCCGCTGGCACGGCTAA
- the pheS gene encoding phenylalanine--tRNA ligase subunit alpha translates to MTTLDLDAQLATLQQDAEQAIAAAETLDQLEQLRVKYFGKKGQLSSVLGGMGKLDPAERPRIGALANEVKTALQALLDRQHENLEAAAIQAQLDAETLDVTMPGSYRPQGRIHPLNGMIDRALDILVGMGYTVAQGPEMETDYYNFEALNMPADHPARDMQDTLYLSDGNLLRTHTSSVQIHYMEENEPPIRVISPGRVYRRDTVDATHSAVFHQIELLAVDEGLTFNDLKGTVRVFLEALFGDVPIRFRASYFPFTEPSAEVDVQWNGRWLEVLGCGMVDPNVLKAVGYDPEIYTGFAAGFGVERFAMVLHQMDDIRRLYSSDLRFLRQF, encoded by the coding sequence CGCTGCCGAAACCCTTGACCAGCTCGAACAGCTCCGGGTCAAGTACTTTGGCAAGAAAGGTCAGCTCTCCAGCGTGCTGGGTGGTATGGGCAAGCTCGATCCGGCAGAGCGTCCCCGCATCGGGGCCTTGGCCAACGAAGTCAAGACGGCGCTCCAAGCACTGCTCGATCGGCAGCACGAAAACCTAGAAGCCGCCGCCATCCAGGCTCAGCTCGACGCGGAGACCTTGGACGTCACCATGCCCGGCAGCTATCGGCCCCAGGGGCGCATTCACCCTCTCAACGGCATGATCGATCGGGCGCTGGACATCCTGGTCGGCATGGGCTACACGGTGGCTCAAGGCCCCGAAATGGAGACGGACTACTACAACTTCGAAGCGCTGAACATGCCCGCTGATCACCCAGCGCGGGACATGCAGGACACGCTGTACCTCTCCGACGGCAACCTGCTGCGCACCCACACCTCCTCGGTGCAGATTCACTACATGGAGGAAAACGAGCCGCCGATCCGCGTGATTTCCCCGGGCCGGGTCTATCGTCGCGACACGGTGGATGCGACCCACTCCGCCGTGTTCCACCAGATCGAGCTGCTGGCCGTAGATGAAGGCCTGACCTTCAACGATCTCAAGGGAACGGTGCGCGTCTTCCTAGAGGCGCTGTTTGGCGATGTGCCCATTCGCTTCCGGGCCAGCTACTTCCCATTCACAGAGCCGTCCGCCGAGGTGGACGTGCAGTGGAATGGCCGCTGGCTGGAGGTCCTGGGCTGCGGCATGGTAGATCCCAACGTGCTCAAGGCCGTGGGCTATGACCCCGAGATCTACACAGGCTTTGCGGCGGGCTTTGGGGTGGAGCGCTTTGCCATGGTGCTGCACCAAATGGACGACATTCGTCGGCTTTACTCCAGCGATCTGCGCTTCTTGCGCCAGTTCTAG